A window from Drosophila subobscura isolate 14011-0131.10 chromosome O, UCBerk_Dsub_1.0, whole genome shotgun sequence encodes these proteins:
- the LOC117896605 gene encoding uncharacterized protein F12A10.7: MRCVILFGLIACLACLSMAWGLEESNNDQDLSLSPVEQGIEQAVEGQVRAKRQFYGGGFGRPYGGYGGYGGGFGRPYGGYGGGFGRPYYGGYGGYGRPYGGGFGFGGPYGGGFYG, translated from the coding sequence ATGCGTTGCGTGATATTGTTTGGCTTGATTGCCTGCCTGGCGTGTCTGTCTATGGCCTGGGGCCTGGAGGAGTCGAACAACGATCAGGATCTGTCCCTGTCGCCTGTGGAGCAGGGCATCGAGCAGGCCGTCGAGGGCCAGGTTCGTGCTAAGCGTCAGTTCTATGGCGGTGGCTTCGGACGTCCCTACGGTGGATATGGTGGATATGGTGGCGGCTTCGGACGTCCCTACGGTGGATATGGTGGCGGCTTTGGACGCCCCTACTATGGAGGCTATGGAGGCTATGGACGTCCCTATGGCggcggctttggcttcggcgGACCCTATGGCGGTGGATTCTACGGATAA